The nucleotide window TTTATTCGGCCTCACGATGTTTGAAGATAGAAGAATATGATTCTATTAACTTCACTTGAAAGGAGGTGAAAAAGATGGCAAGAGCAATCACTGTTGAACCAGCAAAACTTGAAACGACTGCTAACAAGATTGACCAGCAGGCCGCTGATTACGAACGAAACTATAAAGCTCTTTTCAGTGAGGTTGAAGCGATGGCTGCTGCTTGGCAGGGTGCCGATAACCAGGCATATACTGCACAAATCAAGGGCTTCATGGACGACTTCAATAAAATGACTCAGTTGATGAGACAGTACTCTGAGTTCCTGAAAATGAGCGCGAAAACATACCGCGACACTCAATCAGAGGTTATTAACCAGGCTAAGAGATTGAGCAACTAATCCTTAACATAACGCAGGAGGTGAAATACATTGGCAGGAGATGGAATCAAAATCTCGCTTGGCGAGGTTAGCAAAACGGCGGGCCAAATCCGCAACCTTAACCAGCAACTATCCACTAGATTGGAAGAAATCAAGAAGGACATGAATGCACTATCGTCATCATGGAACTCTGATGCATCCAACACAATCCGCGGCAACTTCAACTCACTGGCACCACGATTTGAAGAATATCGCCAGGTCGTCGACAGTTACGCCAAATTCTTGGATAACACGGTCACTAACTACAACACTGCAGAAACAGCAATCAACAACAACGCCAGCTCTTTTAAATAATCACTTTTTACAGAGGGTAGGGGGCAAGCGGCTGGTGCAGTTTGCCCTTCTGTAAAATAACCCCCCTGTAACGCGGCGGTGAGCATTAAACGGGGATTATCCGTGACTCAACGGGGATTATCCATCATCCAACGGGGATTATCCGTGACTCAACGGGGATTATCCATCATCCAACGGGGATTAAAAGCGGTTTAAGGGGATTATCCGCAGGTGAACGAAGATGAAAAGCGTATTAACGGGGAAGTAACCGTGACCCAGCTGGTGGAATGGGTCCCTTTATAGGAAAAACGAGTCCAACCGGAGATAAAATGACCACAACTGGAGATAAATTTTCTCCAACTGGAGATAAAATAATTTTAACCGGAGATAAAAGTTCTTCAACCGGAGATAAAATTATTTCACGGGATATAAAGTCATTTTTTTAAAAAAAAGGGGTCCGTTGGTCCAAATTCATACATAAATTCAAAATTGGAGTCGAAGCGCAATGATCAAACATGCGGAATTTAAACTGGAAAGCTACGGAATTTCGAAATTCCTTTATTATCATGCGAACAGCAAGGCGGATATCGATGGCGGCCAGGTGGAGCTGCTGAGAGCGAGCCGGGTTCCGGGAATCCTGCCGTGCCATGCGATTTTAGAGGGAGATAACTGCTTTCTTCGCTATGACATGCTTTCCGATAACACGCTTGAAATGCTGAATTCTACGCCGGCGACGAAGGAGCGTCTGTACAACAGCTTCCTCAACATTGCCGAAACATTGGTGGATGCTCAAGCAAGCGGTCTGGATATCGCAAATTTCGTGTTCAGCCAGCGTGACATCTTTATTGATAATTTTTCAAACAGATTAGTTTTTATCTACCTTCCTGTAAAAAATAATATTTTTGAAAAGGTATCACTTAAAGAGTTCCTGCAGGACATGCTGCTGTCGGCTCCTTACGACGAAAAGGATGATGCCGCATTTTTTATCAAACTCCATAACTATCTGGTCGAGACAAAGAAAATCAAGCCTGAAGAGCTGCTGGAAAAAGTGAATGAGCTCGGCGGGGATGAAACACTCGTCCGCCAGCCTTACAAGATGCCGGATAAACCGAAGCAGGAAGCGACCCTACAAACAGTAACAGACCAAGAACCAATACTTGAACCCTCAGAGCTTGGGATACCGTCCATCAACCCGAATTTCTACAGTCCTGGCAGTGAAGTCCATACCATGAAAACGAGCGTTGACAATGGCGTGCTGACTTCTGAGTACACAAGCCAGAAGAAGGATGTAAAAACAGGCCGCAAGCTTGAAATTGAGGAAGAAGTCAACTACAAGCGGATCACGAGGGCGGAGCTTGGTGAAAACAATGCCTTGTTAAAAGAAGCTTCGGCACTCGGTGGCGGAACATCAATCAACATCCAGCCTGGCCATTGCCAGCAGCAGTGAATCGGAGGACGGAGGCACGACAGTACTTGGCGTCACGGCAGATGAGGATGAGGGAACGACAACCCTTGGACATTCAACCCGCAGGCCATTTTTACTGGCAGTCTCAAAGAATGAAAAAATCACGATTGCCAAGGACTTTTTCAAAATTGGCCGCGATCCGATGAGGGCGGACTTTGCCACTGAAAACAAAGTAATCGGCCGGGTGCATGCCCATGTGATCGTAACGAACGGCGAATACTTCCTGGAAGACAATCACTCGACCAACGGTAGTTTCGTGAATGGTGTGAAGGTCTCGCCAAAGGAAAAAGTCAAAATCAAGCACGAAGATAAAATCAAGCTCGCGAACGAGGAATTCATCTTCAAGGTTTATTGATGGATAGGAGGAACCAAAATGGCATTTCAAGTGGCCTATCATACCGACATAGGAATCAAGAAGAAAACGAACCAGGATGGGCTGTTGCTGAAAACGGCGAAGACACCTGATGGGGAAATCGGTCTATTCATCATCTGCGACGGAATGGGCGGGCTTTCACATGGTGAACTGGCAAGCGCTACGGTGATCAGAGGAATGTCCGAGTGGTTTGACAATGATCTGCCGGAGCTTCTGGGTTCCGGCATCGCGGAAGACGATTTTCCCGGCAAGCTTGAGGAGCGTGTCCGCGAGCTGAACACAAAAATCCTTGAATATGGCGAGGCAGCAAACATCAAGCTTGGAACGACAATCACAGCTTTGCTTCTCCTCCATAAGCAATATTATATTTTGCAGATTGGGGACAGCAGGGCTTACAGCATAAACAATCATCTGATAAAACTGACCGAAGACCAGACACTCGTCGAACGCGAGTTGCAGCGCGGCAATATTACCGCCGAACAGGCGAGAATCGACCCGCGCCGGAATGTGTTGCTCCAGTGCGTTGGCGCAACAAAGGACATCAACGTCGTCATCACTTCAGGCGAAGTCGACAGCGAAAACATGTTTATGCTCTGCACGGACGGATTTTACCATGAAATCACTGATGAAGAAATGGTCACAAACCTGAACCCGCAACATTTTACCGATGAAAAACAGATGAAAGAAACGCTCGTACAACTCGTCGAGCTCGCAAAAGAACGCCAAGAAACAGACAATATCTCGATTCTGCTGGCAAAACGGGACATGGGGAAAGTTCTTGCGTTCCGATAATTGGGGTTTGCTGGAACCATCCCCGCGTTTCTAGGAGGAATTACCTTGATACAAATTGGCACGATCATTGATGACAGATATGAAATATTGAAGGAAATCGGGCGTGGCGGCATGAGTGTCGTCTACCTGGCGATGGACAACCGGCTGAATAAATCGCTTGTCGTCAAGGATATCCGCAAGCGCAGCAACAGCAACAACGAGCTCTTGATCAACAGTCTGGTCGTTGAGGCGAACATGCTGAAAAAACTCGACCATGGCTCTTTGCCAAAAATATACGACATCATCGAGTCCGAAGGTGACATCTATGTGGTGATGGACTATATCGAAGGCGAGTCACTGAAGGAAAGGCTCAAGCGCGATGGAAAAATCCCGGCGAAAGAGGTCATTGAGTGGGCAAAGCAGCTGAGCGGTGTACTTGGCTATCTTCACACGCGCAAGCCATACCCGATTATCTACCGCGACATGAAGCCGGACAATGTCATGCTCACGCCAGAGGGTAAAATCAAGCTGATCGACTTCGGGATCGCGCGTGAATTCAAAACTGAGAATCTATCGGATACGACAAACCTTGGTACAAAAGGGTATGCGGCACCCGAACAAATTTCCGGCAGACAGACAGACGCGAAAACGGATATTTATAGTCTGGGAATCACACTCTACCACCTTGTCACCGGGAAAAATCTCAGCGAACCGCCGTTCGAGATAAGGCCAATCCGCGAGTGGGACCCGTCGCTGCCGGAGGGCCTCGAACATATCATCAAAAAATGCACCCAGGCCGAGCCGGCGAACCGTTACCAGAACTGTGAGGAGCTGAGCTATGACCTCGAGCACATCAACAGGCTGACAAAAGGCTACAAGAACATGCTCATTAAGAAGCTGGCTATGTTCGTCGTTCCAGCCGTACTGTTCCTGGCGTTCTCAACAACCTCGGCCCTCGGCTATAAAGGGATGAAGAATGAGCAATTCCAGGATTATATGAATCTTGTAAATCAGGCGAGCATTGCCTTGATGGACGGTGAACAGACCGAAGCGATCAAGCTTCTCGAGAGTGCGACCCGCGTAGATAAAGAACGACCGGAGGCCTACATCAATCTGCTTGATTTATATATTAATAGAAACCAGACAGACGAAGGACTCGCCAAGATGGAATCATACATACAGGATAAATACGGGGGAGTCCACGAGAATAATGAAGTTCTTTTCAAGGTGGGGATGACCTATTTTGATGTGAAAAGGGACTATAACAACGCGCTGAAATACTTCCAGCAGATCGATGAAAAAGAACTGCCGGATGCGAAATATTACAAGTCGCTGGCAACGACAATGAGCAGCCTGAACGTCGATTATACGAAATTCGCCGGCGATCTCCAGGAATTCCACCAGTATAATGACGGACTGGCGAATGACAGCAAGAAAATCGATAACTATAACTCTCTTGCAAATATCTATATTTCATATAAGAGCCAGATTCCTGAATCAAACACACAGGCAATCGAGATTGTCCAGAAGGCGAAGGAAGTACTGGCAAAGCTTGAGAACGAACAGCTCCAGTTCAAATACGAAATGGAATTCGAACAGAAGCTGGACCAGGCATACTACAGCCGCGGCGTGAATTCCGAGGACAAAGCGAGTGCCCGCGACGATTACGAACAGGCAATCGAGCATTACAACAACCTGCTTGACTTGAATGTTGCAGATCAGGAAGATGTCTACATCAAAATTGGTGTCATCTATCAGGAAATGGGCGAATTTGCTCGCGCAGTTGAGTACTTCCAGAACACGACGCTGAAAAAGTTTCCTGACAGCATCAATGCCAATGTGAAGCTAGGTAATCTCCTCCTGGACATTGAACAAAACAAAGAAGAAGGCAAACGGAATTACGCCGAAGCAAAAAAAGTCTTTGAAAAAGCAAGCACCCTCCCTGGTGCCAAAGACGACGAAGGATACAAAAAACTCAGCAGACGCATGGAAAATTTGAATATTCTCTAGGGGAGCAATAGAAGCGGAGGGATGTGCCTTTTGGTACCGAAAAAGAAGCATAAGGTACGTCCCCATGCTCCCAAGGAAGGCAGTTGAAGAAAAATGGCATACCAGATCATGTTCTACGGCGGTTTGGCAGGTGCGATAATCGCGCTGGTGATTGCGGTTCTGACCTACGTGAAACTCAATATTGCCCAGGTCATTACGGATCTGACAGGCTGGAATTTTCCAGGCGCGGGGAGAAAAGCCCGGAAGACCACAGTCAGCCGCAAGACCAACACCAGCACAAAGCCGACAACAAAGGAAATTCATGTCCGCAAGAATGTCGAGAAGGAAGTGGCGGCTGGTGAGTATGTGGAGCCGACAGAAAAGATGGCAAGCGGGCAGATGGAGCCGACAGCACTTTTGAGGAATGAGAGCTTCAAACAGACAGCTTTGCTTAAACAGGATAACCTAGATCCAACAGCGCTGTTCGCGCCTGATGGGCACGAGCCAACAGCTTTATTGGCTGAAACTCCTGTGCGCGAACCAGTGGCAGCAGCAGTCTCATCCAACAGGAGCGTTTTCCATGAGTCACCAGCCGAGACGACCATCCTGTCTGATTGGAATGAAACGACTGTACTGACCTCAGACCATGACGAAACGACTTTACTTGGTGAAACAACCTTATTGGATAATCTCGGTAAAAGAGAAGAACCAAGCTTTAAAAAGCAGGTTGATATTATCGTGGTTCATTCAGAAACAATTATTTAAGTTTGTGTTTTACGCAAAAAAACGAGCTTAAGTTACTATACGCACGATGGTAATGGTAATCGATGAACGTTCCACACCGAGACGATCAATTAAATTCGTAAACCTCCCGCCAGTATTGCACAAATAACCGACCACTAAAAAACGACCAAATAAAAAGGAGAATAAGAGATGCTCGAACCGAGGAAAAAGAAGAAGCACCCAAGCAATAAATGGGCTGCTATCATCCCGATTTTGTTAGTCCTGATTGTGTCTGTGGTGCTTTTTAATGGCAAGGCGCTTTCTACATTAACGAATGTTGACAAAAAAATTGGATTCGAGAGCCAGGAATGGAATATGGCTGAATCGTTTAACAAGGATTGGCAAACCAACCACAATCCTGTTACATTCACTGTTGATTTGCGGAATGATTTCAGTAAAGCGAATCTTCAGGGACAAAATGTTCAGGCACCGTTTAATATCACGGCTGATCAAAACGGGAACCCAATTTTAGTTACAGACATCTCCCCTGTAGGCGGTGCGGAATTCGCGGGGATATACAGGGTGAATATTCCATCTGCAAATGATGGGAAAATTAATATCGACGTAAATTTTTTAAATGATGAAATATGGAGCCTTGAGGCTGAAACTAAAACATTCAGCATCACACGTGACACAACTGCCCCTACTGTAAAATTATCAGGTGCTGAGAATGATATTCTTACAAACCAAGATGTCAAAATCAATGTTGAAGTGATAGAGGAACATTTTGTTGCCGAAAACGTAGATGTTACTGTTTCGAAAAACGGGAACCCATACAATGTGGGTGACTGGGGATCGGCAAAGAGCAAATCTTATTCTTTCAGTGAAGAAGGCGAATATATCTTCACAGTAAAAGCAACAGATAAGGTCGGAAACGAGAGCAGCCAGGAACAGTTGAATTTTGCGATCCGAAAAAAGGCTCCTGAGTTGACTGTTTACGCAGGCGAGAAGCCGCTGTCTAAAGGAGAAGTTTCAAAAACGGACAGTGTAAACCTTAAGATTTCTAGCAAAATCAAGATTGATACCGCGACGGTAACAGTACTGAAAGATGGAGAGCAAATAGAGACAAAGACATTCCCCGCAGGAGATTGGGAAACCATCCTCAACTATCCAACACCTGGTGAAGGAGAATATGAATTCCAGGTGAAGGTTAGCGAAAAGCATGCAAGGGGCGAGGAACATTCATTGCCATCATTCGCTTTCACTGCCGACAAAACGGCACCAAAGCTTGCAATCCTGGATGTGGAAAATGGCGGATTATATGAAACTGATAAGAATGTAAAGGTGACAGTAGATGAAGTCCATATGGGCAATGCTCACTTTGAAATCAAGAAAAAAGACATCAATGGTGAGGAAACATCAAAAAGTGTTGATGTGAAAGACGGTAAAGCCAGCTATACTTCCAACGGTGAGGGTGAATATACCGTCACATTGAAGGCAACGGATGCCGCTGGCAATCAAGCTGCAGAAGAAAGCGTTACGTTCAAAGTCGACAAAGATGGACCAATCCTCTCCATCTCAGAAGATGTAGACGGAAAGTATTTTAAGATAGACAAGGAGCTGACATTCTCGGTAAAGGATATCAGTCTAGTAAAAGCAAACCTGAATGTGAAGAAGGATGGCGATCCATATACCATCGGCAACTTCATCGAAAAATTGTTCACATCCTCGGTTACGCACAATTTTACGGAGGAAGGAACTTATGAAGTTGACTTAAACTCAAAAGATGGCAAAGAGCGAGAGAAATCGCATCCTCCGGTGACATTCTCAATTGATAAGAATGATCCAGTCATCACAGCATCAGCTGTTGAAAAAGTAAAAGACGAAAAGAAATACTATGAAGTGACTGTTGATGTAACAGATAAGTATATCGAGTGGGAAAATACGAGTATAAAAGTTTATAGGAATGGCGAATTGCTTTCCGAAATCAAAGAAAAAGAAGTGGCTAAAACGCATTTAGTTGAAGAAGATGGCGAGTATGCTTTCGAAATCACAGCGACAGACAAAGCGGGCCGCGTCACGTCCAAAAATGATGTGACATTCACAATTGACAATACGGATCCACAACTGTCCATCAATGGAGTAGAGCATGGAGGGTATTACCAAAAACTTGAGAATCTCGAACTGGCGATTGAGGACTTAACTTTCGTACTTGGAGAAACGAAGCTTGAAGTACTGAAGGATGGGGAATCATACGATTTCGGAAAAGGGGATTGGGACATCCTTACTAAAGGCGGTCTCAAAAGAGCAGTCAAGAAGCTGAGCTTCGATAAGGATGGCGATTACGAAATTAAGCTCACAACAAAGGACTTTTTTGGAAACGAAAATACTCTCGAACCAATCAAGTTCACCATCGACACAATCCCACCGGATTTAAAAATTGAAAATGTCTCAGAGGGGGATGAATTAGGAAAGGACCTTAATGTAAAGGTATCTGTTACTGATAAAAATATGGATCTGGATAAAACATTTCTAAATGTTACAAGGAATGGCGAGGAGTATCTGGCCGAAAAAGGACAGAAGGTTTCTGGCGTTCATCCATTCACAGAAGATGGGATTTATGTCATCAATCTCGAATCAACAGATAAAGCAGGGAACAAAAACAGCCAACAACAACTGACATTCACTGTCGACAAGTCGAAGCCAACACTTGATATTACAGGCTTTGAAGCCGGCGAGCATTATCAAAAGCTTGAAGGTGTCGAATTATCAGTAGAAGATTTAACTATCGATTTAAAAGCAACGAAAATCGAGGTATTAAGAGACGGTAAACCGTACGAAATAGAGAATGGTGAGTGGAATGATGCTTCAAAAGGCGTTCTCAAAAGAGCCTCCCGCAAGCTTAACTTTGAAGAAGATGGGGATTATGAAATCAAATTGACCTCAATGGACAGGGTTAAACACCAACATTCGTTCGGTCCTGTCAAATTCACAATTGACCATACCAATCCGGTCATCGAGCTAAGTGGAATTGATGAGGGAGATTTCGTACAGAAGGGCAAGTCGGTCAAGGTGAAAGTGACTGAACACAACTTTAACGATAACAAAGTGACCATTGAAGCAACAAAGAACGGCATGCCATATGATTTAAGCCAATGGGAAAACAGCGGCGAAGTCTCTGAATTGAGCCACACTTTTAACGAAGACGGCGACTATGAAATCACGGTAAATGCAACAGACCGAGCGAAAAATAAAGCGGAAATAAAAACGCTGTCCTTCACCGTCGATAATATCAAGCCGAAAATTAGTATTACAGGCGCAAAGAATAACGCTTATTACAATAGTGACCAAGAGATCAAAATAGCGGTAGATGAGCATAACTTCGCAAATAATAAAGTGAATCTCAAGGTTACCAGGAAAATAGAGGTCGATGGCAAGTCTGTTGACTTCCCAATCGGCGAATGGAAAAACGTAAAGCAGCTTTCTGACTTAAGCTACAAGTTCGACCGCGATGGCGAGTATCAAATGACTGTCGAAGCGAAGGATGCGGCCGGGAATGCTGCTGATACGCAAACGCTCGTTTTCACCCTTGATTACATCGATCCGGAACTGAGCATTACAGGCGTTAGTGATGAGGAACATTACCGTACAGATAAACCAGTCAGCATGAAGATATCAGACCGCAACATCGACCTGTCGCAGACGAACCTAAAAGTCGTGCGCAATGGCCAGCCCTTCAAGATTGGCAATCCGGATCTGAAAGGAAAAACGGCTGCTGAGAAGAATTTCAATTTTTCGCAGGAAGGCAGCTATGTGATCGACCTGAATACAACCGACAAAGCTGGCAACAGCAAGAAACATGACCGGGTTACTTTCATCATCGACAAAACCAACCCGGGCGTGAAAATCGATGGAGTAGAGAACAACTCATTTAATCCAGAAAACAAAAACGTGACCATCTCAATCGATGAATTAAACTATGAAACGAACGATGTAAGCATCTCCGCAACAAAAGATGGAGCTGCCTTCCCAATCGGCAGCTGGAAGAATACAAGCAAGCTGTCGAAGTTAGGATACAATTTTAACAGGGATGGTCTTTACACGATCCAGGCCACGGCAGAGGACAAAGCCGGTAACGGACCAATCTATGAAAAAAAAGACCTTTACGATCGATAAAACCAAGCCTGAAATCGAAATCACTGGTGTCGAAAATAATGCCTATTACAATGTTGATAAACCAGTTAGCACGACAATCAAGGACGTTAACCTGGACATCAATAAAATCACGGTCACCAGGAACGGTGCACGATATAATGCTGGCGGCTTCGCAGTGAACGGAAATCTCGCTTCTTTCCGCCACAACTTCAGCGGTGAAGGTGAATACAGCATCCTGGTTCAAGCAACCGACAAAGCGGGCAACAGCTTCAGTCAGATGATGAAGTTCACGATCGACAAGACGAAGCCAGTCATCACGCCGAAATTCAAAGGCCAGAACCGCGTCATTAAAGACGGAGAGTATATCAATGAAGTATTCACTCCGGAATTTGCCCTGGATGAAGGGGAGGATATGATCGTTTCCGCTACGCTCAATAATGGTGCAAACCTTGGTAAAAACAGTCCAGTTGCAGCAAGGGAAATGAAATACATTTACAAAGTTCTCGCACGCGACAAAGCAGGCAATGAATCAACACTGGAAATCAGCTTTACGCTTGATACTACAAAGCCGATGCTGAATATTTCCGGCGTACTGGATGGCTTTTTCAATAAAGACATCACACCGAAAGTGACGTATTCAGATATTCATTTGGACGGGAACAAGACATCCGTAACCTTGAACGGCAAGCCATTCGAAAATGGCACAAAGCTTGAATACGAACAGGATTATATTTTAAAAGCGGTTGTAACCGACCTGGCGAAAAACGTTTCATCACGGACAATTGTCTTCACAATCGATAAAACAAAGCCGGTCATCAAGTTCAAAGAGCCAATTTCCAATAAGTATTTCAACACCGATCTGCTGCCACAGCTGCTGATTGATGACATGAGTTCATATGACATCATTGCGATGATGCTTGATGGAAAACCATATGAAGCCGGCGATCCAATCAAAGAAGAAGGAAAGCACGTCATGTTCTTTGAAGTCAAGGATAAGGCAGGCAACATCCAGCAGTTGAGCGTCGAGTTCATCATCGACAAAACGGCACCAAAGGTCGTGTATGAAGGTGTGAAAAATAAGGAGAAGTACTACGATCCAGTTGACATCTCCATCCGCCTGGATAACCCGAATGACAAAATAAAATCAGTCATGATCAACGGGGAATTGTTCGATGGCGACGTAGTCGAAGAAAGCGGCTACCAAGTAATCAAAACGAAGCTGGCTGAAATCAAGCCATACGAAATCAAAGTAACTGCATTTGATGAAGCAGGTAACGAAAAAACAACCATCATTTCATTTGAAATCGTTGAAAAAGGAGCTTTAGTGAAGTTTTATGAAAATAAACCAATGCTCGGCGGAACGATTGCTGGTTTAGTAGGACTGCTTGGAGCAGCCGCTACGGTGCTGATTCGCAGGCGCAAGGTGAAGGTGGAAGAAGAATAAAGCACGTAGAGAATCCAAAGAGATGGTTGAATTGCTCTTTGGATTTTTCTTTATTTAAAATGTAAGGATGTGATTGAGGTGAAACCTGAATTTTTAGCTGATCGTAATGAAATCATCGCAGAGTTGAACAAGATTTCAAGGGAGTTGGAATTGGCAGCAGATGATCTAAGGAGATACAAAGGAATCGGTGCCGAACAATGTTCATCCTCACTGAACCAACTGTCTGGAAAATATCAAAGAATAAAACATAAATTATACCAAGTTTAAGAGTCTAGGAGCGGGAAAATGAGAAAAATGCAGAAGGTGGTGCTAATATTCATGGGCATATTTTCAATGATATTAGCCTCAGCATGCGGCGACCAGGACAAAGCTGCAGTAGAAGAGATAAACAAAATAACTACAACTGTTGCTAATAAACCCCTATTGTTCCTCCGTTCTGTATATACTCCATATTACCATTTTATAAAATTCCTCTGGTTTTTTGCTAATTTGACAAATTTCCGCAAATCATGTCAATTTTATCGTTAGCTAGTTACTAATTTCCTATTAATGTGATAAAATAAACAATTAGGGTAGAATATGGTTCGCAGATTGCGGCAGCGTCTGTGTAATCTCGGACATCGTGATCTATTTTACATAGATGAGGCTTTTCATCAGCTGAGATAACGAGGCTTAATCAGCCGCAGCCAGCCATTTGTCAAGGAGGAAAAAGCAAAATGTTTGCAAGGGATATCGGGATTGACCTTGGTACAGCCAATGTGTTGATCCATGTAAAAGGTCGAGGAATTGTCTTGAATGAACCGTCTGTTGTGGCGATTGATAAGAACACGAACAAGGTTTTGGCTGTTGGGGAAGAGGCGCGTAAAATGGTTGGGCGTACACCTGGCAATATCGTAGCGATTCGCCCGTTGAAGGATGGAGTAATCGCAGATTTCGATGTGACGGAATCAATGCTTAAGCATTTCATCAATAAACTGAATGTAAAAGGGTTCTTGTCGAAGCCGCGCATCCTGATTTGCTGTCCGACGAACATTACGAGCGTTGAGCAAAAGGCAATCAGGGAAGCTGCTGAAAAGAGCGGCGGCAAGAAGATTTATCTTGAAGAAGAGCCAAAAGTAGCGGCAATCGGCGCTGGTATGGATATTTTCCAGCCTAGCGGCAACATGGTTGTTGACATTGGCGGTGGAACGACGGATGTTGCGGTTCTTTCAATGGGGGATATCGTTACATCTCAGTCGATTAAAATGGCTGGCGACAAGTTTGATGCAGAAATTTTAAGTTATATTAAACGTGAATATAAGCTTTTGATCGGTGAGAGAACAGCTGAAAATATCAAGATCCAAATTGGAACTGTCTTCCCAGGCAGCCGCAGTGAGGAAATGGAAATTCGCGGCCGTGACATGGTATCCGGACTTCCACGCACGATTACTGTGCGTTCTGAGGAGATTGAAAAAGCATTGAGAGAATCAGTTGCTGTCATCGTTCAGGCTGCAAAAACAGTGCTGGAGAAGACTCCTCCTGAACTATCCGCAGACATCATTGACCGCGGCGTTATCTTGACTGGCGGCGGAGCATTGCTTCATGGTATCGACCAGCTGATGCAGGAAGAATTGAAAGTACCAGTCTTGATTGCCGATAACCCAATGGATTGTGTTGCGATTGGAACAGGTATTATGCTTGATAATATTGACCGCATCGCAGGTCGTCGCGGAATCATCTAAAATAAAATCTGGAATTCCTTCGGTAATATCACCGCAGGATTCCAGATTTTTTTTGCGGTAAAACATAAGATTTTGTCCAGTTTCAGCGCTTGGGATTTGCGTTTTCCCCGTTTTTTCTGGAATAAAACCCAAAATCCTACATTTTCCTGCAAATTTTTAATGTTTCTTGCCGATATATTTCTTATAATAGAAAGTAGTGAAAAAATTTCCTTATTTGCAGGGATTTTTCCGATAAGGGTGTGAATTTATGTTCAA belongs to Mesobacillus subterraneus and includes:
- a CDS encoding Ig-like domain repeat protein, whose translation is MLEPRKKKKHPSNKWAAIIPILLVLIVSVVLFNGKALSTLTNVDKKIGFESQEWNMAESFNKDWQTNHNPVTFTVDLRNDFSKANLQGQNVQAPFNITADQNGNPILVTDISPVGGAEFAGIYRVNIPSANDGKINIDVNFLNDEIWSLEAETKTFSITRDTTAPTVKLSGAENDILTNQDVKINVEVIEEHFVAENVDVTVSKNGNPYNVGDWGSAKSKSYSFSEEGEYIFTVKATDKVGNESSQEQLNFAIRKKAPELTVYAGEKPLSKGEVSKTDSVNLKISSKIKIDTATVTVLKDGEQIETKTFPAGDWETILNYPTPGEGEYEFQVKVSEKHARGEEHSLPSFAFTADKTAPKLAILDVENGGLYETDKNVKVTVDEVHMGNAHFEIKKKDINGEETSKSVDVKDGKASYTSNGEGEYTVTLKATDAAGNQAAEESVTFKVDKDGPILSISEDVDGKYFKIDKELTFSVKDISLVKANLNVKKDGDPYTIGNFIEKLFTSSVTHNFTEEGTYEVDLNSKDGKEREKSHPPVTFSIDKNDPVITASAVEKVKDEKKYYEVTVDVTDKYIEWENTSIKVYRNGELLSEIKEKEVAKTHLVEEDGEYAFEITATDKAGRVTSKNDVTFTIDNTDPQLSINGVEHGGYYQKLENLELAIEDLTFVLGETKLEVLKDGESYDFGKGDWDILTKGGLKRAVKKLSFDKDGDYEIKLTTKDFFGNENTLEPIKFTIDTIPPDLKIENVSEGDELGKDLNVKVSVTDKNMDLDKTFLNVTRNGEEYLAEKGQKVSGVHPFTEDGIYVINLESTDKAGNKNSQQQLTFTVDKSKPTLDITGFEAGEHYQKLEGVELSVEDLTIDLKATKIEVLRDGKPYEIENGEWNDASKGVLKRASRKLNFEEDGDYEIKLTSMDRVKHQHSFGPVKFTIDHTNPVIELSGIDEGDFVQKGKSVKVKVTEHNFNDNKVTIEATKNGMPYDLSQWENSGEVSELSHTFNEDGDYEITVNATDRAKNKAEIKTLSFTVDNIKPKISITGAKNNAYYNSDQEIKIAVDEHNFANNKVNLKVTRKIEVDGKSVDFPIGEWKNVKQLSDLSYKFDRDGEYQMTVEAKDAAGNAADTQTLVFTLDYIDPELSITGVSDEEHYRTDKPVSMKISDRNIDLSQTNLKVVRNGQPFKIGNPDLKGKTAAEKNFNFSQEGSYVIDLNTTDKAGNSKKHDRVTFIIDKTNPGVKIDGVENNSFNPENKNVTISIDELNYETNDVSISATKDGAAFPIGSWKNTSKLSKLGYNFNRDGLYTIQATAEDKAGNGPIYEKKDLYDR
- a CDS encoding Ig-like domain-containing protein, with translation MKKKTFTIDKTKPEIEITGVENNAYYNVDKPVSTTIKDVNLDINKITVTRNGARYNAGGFAVNGNLASFRHNFSGEGEYSILVQATDKAGNSFSQMMKFTIDKTKPVITPKFKGQNRVIKDGEYINEVFTPEFALDEGEDMIVSATLNNGANLGKNSPVAAREMKYIYKVLARDKAGNESTLEISFTLDTTKPMLNISGVLDGFFNKDITPKVTYSDIHLDGNKTSVTLNGKPFENGTKLEYEQDYILKAVVTDLAKNVSSRTIVFTIDKTKPVIKFKEPISNKYFNTDLLPQLLIDDMSSYDIIAMMLDGKPYEAGDPIKEEGKHVMFFEVKDKAGNIQQLSVEFIIDKTAPKVVYEGVKNKEKYYDPVDISIRLDNPNDKIKSVMINGELFDGDVVEESGYQVIKTKLAEIKPYEIKVTAFDEAGNEKTTIISFEIVEKGALVKFYENKPMLGGTIAGLVGLLGAAATVLIRRRKVKVEEE
- a CDS encoding rod shape-determining protein, giving the protein MFARDIGIDLGTANVLIHVKGRGIVLNEPSVVAIDKNTNKVLAVGEEARKMVGRTPGNIVAIRPLKDGVIADFDVTESMLKHFINKLNVKGFLSKPRILICCPTNITSVEQKAIREAAEKSGGKKIYLEEEPKVAAIGAGMDIFQPSGNMVVDIGGGTTDVAVLSMGDIVTSQSIKMAGDKFDAEILSYIKREYKLLIGERTAENIKIQIGTVFPGSRSEEMEIRGRDMVSGLPRTITVRSEEIEKALRESVAVIVQAAKTVLEKTPPELSADIIDRGVILTGGGALLHGIDQLMQEELKVPVLIADNPMDCVAIGTGIMLDNIDRIAGRRGII